From Juglans regia cultivar Chandler chromosome 6, Walnut 2.0, whole genome shotgun sequence, the proteins below share one genomic window:
- the LOC109010271 gene encoding probable indole-3-pyruvate monooxygenase YUCCA10: METVVVIVGAGPSGLATAACLNLHSIPNLILEREDCYASLWHKRTYDRLGLHLAKEFCYLPLKSIPPDAPTFMPKDYFLRYVDAYVSEFNINPLYHRSVESAIYDDVGKKWRIEAKNTMKGSTVEVYTSEFLVVASGENSEGHIPSIPGLDSFPGEILHSQHYKSGSRYKSKDVLVVGCGNSGMEIAYDLSDHGTCTSIVVRSPFHVLTKDLVHRGMSLLNYLPVYMVDILITVLAKLEYGNLSSYGIHKPKKGPFANKIATGRSAVIDVGTIKKIQNGEIEVVPAGILSINKNNVLFENGTEKRFDAIVFATGYRSTANEWLKDYKYALNDDGMPKNSFPGHWKGERGLYCAGFSRRGLAGVSADATAIANDINKVMIMSGGKKIN; encoded by the exons ATGGAGACAGTAGTAGTGATAGTAGGAGCAGGGCCTTCTGGTCTTGCAACTGCAGCATGCCTAAATCTTCACTCCATTCCCAATTTGATCCTAGAAAGGGAAGATTGCTATGCTTCTCTTTGGCACAAAAGAACCTACGATCGATTGGGTCTCCATTTAGCAAAAGAATTTTGTTATCTACCGCTTAAATCCATCCCTCCTGATGCCCCCACCTTCATGCCCAAAGATTATTTTCTTCGTTATGTTGATGCCTATGTCTCAGAATTCAACATCAACCCTCTCTACCATCGTTCTGTTGAATCCGCAATTTACGATGATGTTGGAAAGAAATGGCGGATTGAAGCTAAGAACACCATGAAAGGAAGTACTGTTGAAGTTTACACTTCGGAGTTCTTGGTGGTGGCTAGTGGTGAGAATAGCGAGGGTCATATTCCTTCTATTCCTGGGTTGGATAGCTTTCCAGGAGAGATCCTCCACTCCCAACATTACAAATCGGGTTCGAGGTATAAATCCAAGGATGTTTTGGTAGTTGGTTGTGGTAATTCTGGGATGGAGATTGCCTATGACCTTTCGGACCATGGAACTTGCACTTCAATCGTTGTTAGAAGTCCG tttCATGTTCTGACCAAAGACTTGGTTCATCGAGGAATGTCGTTGCTGAATTATCTCCCCGTTTACATGGTGGATATCCTAATCACAGTGCTTGCAAAACTCGAATATGGCAATCTGTCCAGTTATGGGATTCATAAACCGAAGAAAGGTCCATTTGCAAACAAAATTGCAACTGGAAGATCTGCTGTTATTGATGTTGGAACCATAAAAAAGATTCAAAATGGAGAGATAGAGGTTGTCCCAGCTGGGATTTTGAGCATTAACAAGAACAATGTACTGTTCGAAAATGGCACCGAAAAACGGTTTGACGCGATTGTTTTCGCAACTGGTTATAGAAGTACTGCTAATGAGTGGCTGAag GACTATAAGTATGCTCTTAACGATGATGGAATGCCAAAAAATAGTTTCCCAGGACActggaagggagagagaggcttATACTGTGCTGGATTCTCAAGGAGAGGACTAGCGGGAGTGTCAGCAGATGCAACAGCCATAGCCAATGACATTAATAAGGTTATGATCATGAGTGGTggcaaaaaaatcaattaa